The segment GGCGAAGCCGCCGATTCGATGATCGCTTTCTACGGCCGAGCTGCTGTCGAGGCGCAAGACGACGAAATGGTGGCGTGGTGGTACGGCCACTTGAACGAGTCGGTGAAACAATTCCCCGAATACTGGGCGGCGATCGGAACCCAGTTGATTGCCGAAGCGGAATACGCCGACGCGGTTCGGGCGCTGGCCGAAGCGGTGCGATTGGACCCGACCGACCTGCGGTCAACGCGGCGAATTTTCCAAGGGCTGCGTTCGATGAACGAAACTGAAAAAGCCCAGACATGGATCGACCGCTACGCCTTGCTGAATCAAATCTTGAACGAAAGCAACGCGATCGCCGCCTCGAACGCACCGGCCACGGAATCGTTTCAAGCTTTGGCCAAGGATCTGGACTCCATTGGACGCCGACTCGAAGCCCTATTATGGCAAGTGGTCTTAGTCACCCGCAGCGGCGACTCGCAGGACAACTTGGCGGGTTTCAAAACAGACCTGCAGCAAACACTCGCCGATGGAACCGCCTTTCCCGAACCGTCCGAAATTTGGTGCGACATGAACTTGGCCGATCGGCCACTGCCCCCATTCCCTTCGCGAATCGCGGCGATCGGCGACAAGAACGATTCAGCCTCAAAGGGTTTCGCGAAACCAACAGTGCCCGATCCGGCCGACTTCGTTAACATTTCCAACGAAGTTGGCCTGAAGCATAGCTACCGAATTGCCAAAGAACCGATCGCAAAAGGCTTCGCAATCTACCAGTCGCTGGGCGGCGGCGTTGCAGTCACTGACTTCGACCTTGACGGCCGGCCAGATCTCTATTTTTGCCAAGGCGCCGCCGATCCCGATAATTTTGTCGCCATCGATTCAGACCGACTCTATCGGACGGTGGAACGTACCGATAAGAATCGCACGAATGACGTGCAATCAAACGACCAACACCTCGTGGACGTGACGACGCCGTCTGGGTTGAACGAACGAAGCTATACCGTCGGTGTCACGTCAGGCGATTGGAATCAAGACGGGTTCGCAGACTTGGCAATCGCGAACATCGGTGCCAACCAAATCATGATCAACCAAGGCGATGGAACCTATCGACCCGAGCCGCTGGACGAGATATCGGACCTGACGAATTTAAGCACGTCGCTTGCGATGGGCGACATGACCGGCGACCACTTGCCCGATTTATTTTCACTCAATTACCTGCGCGATGAAAACATCGCCAAACTCCCCACCGTTGACTCCGCCGGTGACGTTGTGGACGCGATCGCGCCGCTAAGCGTCGCCCCGACTCGAGACATTCTTTACGCAAACACCGGCGACGGTCGATGGAAGGCATCGGTGGTTGGCGACGATGTATCCAACGCTTGTACGGGGCTCGGAATTATCCTGACCGACTTGCTATCAGATCACGATGGCAATGAAGCTTACATCGCAAATGACGTGCGAAACAATCAACTTTGGGCACAAGGCGAAGGACACAAACTGACCGACTTGGCAATTGCCAGCGGATGCGCGTACGGATCGATTGGATCAGCTACTGGCGCGATGGGAATCGCTTCTGCCGATCTTGATCGCAGTGGATCGGTCGATTTGCATGTTACCAATTACATGAACGAACCGGTAAGTCTTTTCCTAAACCGAAATGGCCTGTTCCGCGACATGAATGTCAAGTTCGGGGTCGATCGCGAGAGCACGGAGATGGTCGGATTCGGCACGCAAGCGATCGACTATTCCAACGACGGATGGCCGGACCTCGTCGTCACCAACGGACACATTGAAGACCTGCGACGGCGAGGCAATCAACCGTTCCAGCAACCGTTGCAATTGTTCGCAAACTTAGGTGACCGTTTCGAAATCACCCAGCCACGCGATTCAGAGTACTGGTCGACGCCTCGCTTGGGACGAGCGATGGCTCGACTTGATTTTAATCGCGATGGAAGAATGGACTTTGCGATGACAGATTTGCTGGGCCCCGCTTCGCTGCTGATCAATCAGTCGCCGACCAATCATCACTGGGTTTCTTTTCATCTCGTCGGCACCACTAGCGAGCGAGATGCAATTGGGGCACACGTCGAGATCACAGCGGGTGATCAGCAATGGTCGGCTTGGGTGACGGCAGGCGACGGATTCCTTTGCAAAAACGAATCAGTGGTCCATTTCGGAATCGGAGCCGAAGCGCGACTCGACCAAGCGACGGTAACTTGGCCAAGCGGAAAGATTCAGACCTTCAACACTTTGCCTGCCGACCAGAGCATGCTGCTAGTCGAAGGCGATGCAGAACCGTTCGCCCTGCCACGACATTAGACAGTCGCGTTCGCGACGTCACTGAACGGACTTCTGCGTTAACACAAAACAGAGCCTCCGCGAACGAATCAAGCCGACTCGCAATTTGCGAATCGGCTCAATGACGCTTCTTTGACTGCGGACGAAACCACCGCGTCACACTTAGTTTCCGGGGCCGGCTTTATCTGCCGACTTCATCGCTTCGGCGTATGATTGTTGCCGTTCGATGCGTTGCTGTTCGATTTGCGTGTTGTCGCCTTCGACCAGAGTTGCTTCGTTGCCGCCACCACATCCAGTGATTGCGGACATCGCGAGCATCAAAGCGGCGAAGATCAGTTTGGGGGTTGATGTTTTCATAAATTGTGCCTTGATAAAAAGAGGCCTCATGCAGATTGATACTGCATGAGGCCATTGAATAAGTCGAAGATCTTACAGCTCTTCTTCGATCGTTTCTTTCGATGCACGAGTCCCTAATGATCCCCAGAGACCGTACGGGCTCTGAGCACCTGGAACTGGATTCGGAGCAACGTTTCCGTACTCAACCATTTTGGTAGTTAGGCTGCCAGACTCGATCGAGTCGGTCACAAACTTAATGGCTCCGTCACCCATCAGCACGTGACACCCACCTTGGTGACGACTACTTGGCGGAACAATACCTTCCTGTCCAACCCAGTCGCCTTGGTAACACAAAGTCGAGTTCGGTGGCAGGATCGTCATCATGCCGGTGTACATGTGCTCGCCCGACATCCAGCGATACCCGCGACCGGTATCCGCACCGCGATCAACCGCGAAGGTCGGTGTCGTCGAGGCCCAGAATCGAGGCCGAAGTGGATCAACCGAACCGTCGGTTTGACACACCGAAGGCTTCGCCTTGACACCGGTTGATGGATCGTTCTTGTTGTAAGCGGCCGTTGTAGTGATGTCGCGATCACCAAGGTCGGTGTTCATTTCACCGGCGATGATCGTGTTCGACAGACCGTCAAGAATGTCGCGGAATGCCATCTTCGTGTGAACAACAAACGCACCGCGTTGGCCGGCACGAGACCATTCTGCGTCACCCGAGTTGACGACCAACTGAGCGTTGACTGGGCCTGATTCTGCTTTCGAGAACGAGTCGCCAAGGCAGGCTGCGTAGTTCGTGCGTCCCATCGATGGCAAGCCACGACCTGGGTCCGAAGGGCAGCGGAACGACGGAACTTCAGTCATCGCTGGAATGTAGGTCGTCGTTTCAGGTTTAGGACCCATCGCGTTCCACGGTGGAGTCCGAGTTTGCTTGGCACCGCCAACCAACTCGAATCCGTTCGGGTTAGCAATTTGCTCCCAAAGGGCTTGCTGCTCGATGAATGGTGTCAGACCAACCAGCCAGCTCAATTGACTTTGACTAGTGACGGACGAACCATCCCACCAATTGCCGGCGCCCATCGACAGGCCAGTGCCGCTCTTCTGCTTGGGCAACTGGTTGAACGCAGAGTGATAGTTGTGGACCCCAAGGCCGATTTGCTTGAAGTTGTTGCTGCAGCTCATGCGGCGAGCCGCTTCGCGGGCAGCTTGAACGGCAGGCAACAATAGGCCTACCAACACACCGATGATGGCAATGACCACCAACAGTTCGACGAGCGTGAAGCCCGAACGAAGAGACTTAGGACGACTCATGAAACACTACCTTCAGATAAGGGAAACGTAAAGAAACAACTGCTTAAGGGGACAGACAGACAACTCGATCGCAAGTCAACAAGATCTCGTTCAAGCGATTCAACAGAATGGTCCCGAATGGGCCAACAAACCCACGCTGGCAGATCCAACTAGATTCGGGCAACCGATTCTCTCCTTTGCAACTCTGCCTTCATGACAGGAAGTTCGCAGGGTTCGTCTCGCATCAAGCTCAACAAACCAGCCGCAGCGGCAACGCCAATTTCGTGCCCTGGCTGACGCACCGTCGTAAGCGGGGGAGTCACAAATGCGGACTCAGCCTGATCGTCAAAACCAATGATCGAGACATCCTCAGGGACTCGAATTCCGCTTCGCTGTAACGCCAAACGCGCGCCATAGGCAACCATGTCGTTAGCACAAAAAATCGCCGTGAACACCTTGCCTCGCATCAACAAAGAACTAACCGCCAAGATTCCCGACTGGGCCGAAAAGTTCCCTTCGATCACCAAATCAGGATCCAATTCAATCCCCGAATCCGCCAAAGCGTCGGCGTAGCCTTCGTATCGACGAATCGCATCCTGGTGATGTTTGATTCCGCGGACCAACGCGATGTCGCGATGCCCGAAGTCAATTAGGTGCTTGGTTGCCTCATATGCCGCCGCCCGATTGTCAACGTAAACGCACTGACCTTCCCAGCCGGGAAGCTCCTTGCCGATGACGATCGTCGGCAATCGCTTCCGCAACTGATCGAGATCCGACAGCGAGACGTCACCGCCAAGCAAAAGCAGCCCGTCGACTTTGCGACCGAGTACGGTCTGAATGACCTGCAACTCGGTTCCTTCTTCCCACTGTCCATCGACAAACAATGGAGAGTAGCCAGTGCCGGAAAAACCTTGAATCACACCCTGCATGATTGTGTCGTAGAACGGGCTACCAATTTTCTGAGTCACCACCCCGACAGTCATCGACCGGCCGCTAGCGAGGCTGCGAGCGAAAATATTCGGCTCGTACCCGAGCGACTCCATCGCTTCTAGCACAGTCGTGCGAGTCCGCTGGTTGACGATCGACTTGTCGTTGAGCACGCGCGAAACGGTACTCTTCGAAACGTTTGCTCGCTCAGCAATGTCACTGATTGTCGTGTTATTGAGCTTCATCAAACCGGCTTGCGAAAAGAGCGGGGAAGGTTCCGAACAGGCGGAAACCAAGTCACCTGTGCTCGACTGTACACCCAACCCCGCAATTATGCAACCGGTTTCTTAAAATTCACAAAAAAACTTCATTTCAACCAAAAACAACCCCCATGAAGTTGCAACCGGTTGCAAACGAATGTACTTTCGATGTCGATAACGGTGCCGTTAAGCACCGCTACGCTGCAACTGCTTGCAGCTTTGTGTCAAATTTCTCTTCATTCGACTGACCGGAGCACCGCCGAAGTGCCATATTCCGAGCCCAACGGTGCCACTGCGGCTGCGAAAACGGTGTCCAACGGTCAATTAAGCGTTGGGGAAAAGGTGGGCTACGGCCTGGGCGACACCGCTTCGAATTTGTACTGGAAGACTTTCGAGTTCTTTCTGGTGTACTTCTATACCGACGTCTTCGGCTTGACGGCCAAGTCGGCGGGCACGCTGATGTTGGTGACGCGGATCTGGGACGCGATCAACGACCCGTTCGTGGGTTACTTGTCGGACCGTACTCGTACGACCTGGGGTCGATTTCGCCCGTACTTGGTTTGGATGGCTTTACCGTTTGCGATCACTGGAACGCTGACGTTCTTCACGCCCGACCTGGGGCCGACCGGCAAACTGATCTACGCCTACGTCACGTACACATTGGTGATGATGATGTACACGGCGATCAACATCCCGTACGGCGCGCTGATGGGCGTGATCACTTCCAGTTCGATTGAACGAACCAGCGTGTCAACGTACCGGTTCATCGCTGCGTTTTGCGGCGGCATTGTGGTCCAGTACTGCACCCTGGGGATGGTGCGTTACTTTGGCGGCAGCGAAACAATCTTAGTCGACGGTGTCGAGAAAGAGATTGTGATCAACGAGCAGATGGGATTCTTCTGGACCATGCTGGTGTTCTCGGTCGCCGCTGTGATTCTGTTTTTGATCACGTTTGCAACGACCACCGAACGAGTCCAGCCAGCAACAGACGTGAAGTCAACGTTCCGCGCCGATTTAAAGTTTGTGCTCACCAACAACTTGCTGCACCAACTGATGCTCGGCGGCATCGCATTTCTTGCTTGCCTGGCAACTGCGTTCTCGGCATCGACGTTGATTCCGATCCTGGCCAGCTACGTGACCCTCAACTTGCTAATGCTGGGTGTTCGAAAATATGCGATTCATCGTTTTGCAGACTCCACCGAAGCGTCGACCTTTGAATCCGATTTCATAGACTTGCTTCACAACCGCCCTTGGATGGTATTGTTTGGATTCGGGCTACTGCAACTATCGGGCTTGTTCGTTCGCGGAGGCGCGATTCTGTACTACTTCAAGTACTACTGTGGCGATGCAGGCCTAGCGCCGAATTTCTGGGTGATCGGCAGTTTTGCTGCGATCGCAGGCATGCTGCTGACCAAACCGCTCACGCGAATCTTCGGCAAAAAGGCACTGATGATCGGATTGAATGCCGGTGTCGGCATCCTATGCGGTTGCTTTATTTTCCTAAAGCCAGACCAAGTCAACGCAATGCTTGCACTTCAAGTCGCTGGATCGTTTATCGGCGGCCCAATCCCCGTTTTGTTATGGGCGATGTATGCCGACACGGCTGACTATTCCGAATGGCGGACTCATCGCCGCGCGACGGGTTTAGTTTTCGCGGCTGCGACGTTCTCGCAAAAAATGGGCTGTGCAGTGGGCGCCGCAATGACCGGATTCGCGCTGGACTTTTACAGCTATTCGCAACCAATCGACGGAGTCGACCAGCTGCAATCCGACACAACCCTGAATGGCCTCTGCATGATGATGAGCGTGATCCCTGCGGGCTTTCTGTTGGCAGCGGCGGCTTGCATGCTGTTTTACAACATCAGCCACAGCCTTGAACAGCAAATTGAGGCGGACCTGCAAGCACGCAAGGCAACTGAACCGACTGTCGCTTAGCCTCCGTCCGCACCCAACTTGAATCGCAACCTACCAAGCGCTGACTCATGAATCACTTGGACCTCCGATTGCCTGCCACGATCGCCCCGAACCAACCATTCCCTAACGCAATGCAACACAGCGCAATGCAACACAATGCCATCGCAAACACCGAATCGGACAATCCCGTCATGGGCGAGTTCGTAACGATCGAGGACGCAGCATGGTACCGCATCACCAACAGCCATTTGATGCCTGAATTCTTCATGAGCATCGTCAGTTCAAGCGATCACTGGATGTTCATCTCTAGCAAGGGGGCACTGACCGCCGGACGCCAGAACGCAGACTCGGCGATGTTTCCCTATTATAGCGCCGACAAGATTGTCGACACCTCAGCCAGCACAGGTCCCAAAACTCTGCTGCGAATCAGCAAGCAAAACGGAGACGAAGTGCTTTGGGAACCATTTTCAGCTGCCCCCATTCGCGACGAAACTCGTGTGCAAAACTTGTACAAGAATGCGATTGGAAATCAAATCCGATTCGAAGAAGTCCACCACGAACTGGGATTGGTTTTTCGGTACACGTGGGCATCTGGGCATCAGTTCGGCTTCATACGACAGTGTGAGTTGCTTAACACGACCAACGAAACAATCCAGACAACCGTCACCGATGGACTGCAAAACCTATTGCCGAGCGGCCTCGGAAAAGACTTTCAACTTCGATTCAGCAACCTGGCAGACGCCTACAAAAAGAATGAACTCGAAAGCGAATGCGGGCTTGGCCTGTACTACCTCAGTTCCATCCCGACCGACCGCGCCGAACCCAACGAAGGACTAACAACATCGGTGGCTTGGCAACACGGACTCGACACCCCGGCGATCGCAATCAGCAACGATCAGTGGGAAAATATCCGCCGTGGTGATCAATTGAAAACCGAACGAGATGTCCGTGGACGCCGTGGCGCTTATTTCATTTCCAAGCAGTTGGAAACTGAGCCGCACCAGACGATTCGGTGGTCCATCGTTGCGGACGTAAATTATGACCACACCGACGTGACCAATTTGCGAGAAAAACTGCTCGAACAGACAAACCAAGCTGCCGATCACGGCACGGACATCGGCAAGCAAATTGCCGACGATATTTCTGAGAATGAAGCCCAGTTGTTAGAGATATTGTCGGCGACAGACGGACGGCAAATGGGCGAGAATCGTTCACGCATCCACCGGCACCAGTCCAGCGTGCTGTTCAACGTGATGCGGGGCGGATTCCCAGCGCGGGGCTATGAAGTCGACACAGCAGATTTCCGAAATCATGCTCGGCAACTCAATCGTACAGTCGCCCAACGATGCGAAACGTTTCTCGCAAATCTGCCGGAAACGATACGGATCGACAGACTGCAATCGGAAATCTTCCAAACCGGCGACCTGGATTTGATTCGAATCGCGTCGGAGTACTTGCCGCTGACGTTCAGCCGTCGGCACGGCGACCCCACACGTCCGTGGAACGAATTCTCGATCGACGTTTGGACCAAGGAGGGCAAACCGAATTTGACTTACCAAGGCAATTGGCGAGACATTTTTCAAAACTGGGAAGCACTGGCGGTCTCGTACCCTCAATTCGCTGTCAGCATGATCTTTCGCTTCGTCAACGCGTCGACGGCTGACGGCCACAATCCGTACCGAATCTCGAAAAATGGTTTCGACTGGGAAGTCCCTGATACCAATGACCCCTGGGCGAACATTGGATACTGGGGCGACCACCAGATCATCTATTTGCTGGAACTGCTAAAGCGCGGGCGTGCAATGACACCGTCTCGTCTGAACGATTGTTTGTCACAGCCAACTTGCACGTACGCCGACATTCCGTATCGAATTCGTTCGGCAGAATCTCTGTTCCAAGACCCTCAAACAACGATCGATTTCGACTTGGCACGAGCGGCGGAGATCGATCGCCGAGTGGAAGCGATTGGTAGCGACGGAACGCTACTGTGGCGAAACGGCCAAGAACCCTATCACGTCGAACTGATCGAAAAACTACTCGTTCCCGTGCTGGCCAAGCTCACTAACTTTGTGCCTGGCGGAGGCGTGTGGCTGAACACTCAGCGCCCCGAATGGAACGACGCCAACAACGCTTTGGTCGGTAATGGCCTATCGGTAGTAACCGCTTGCTACCTACGTCAGTACCTTAGCTTTCTGATCGATTGGTTTGAAAGCGACAAAGAATCTATCCCGGAGTCTGCAAACCTATCGCGTGAAGTTGCAGACTTGGCCGATCGAATCAACGAGATTGTGACGACTCACGCTAGCAGTTTCACAGGACCGATCAACGATGTCACACGACGTCAAATTTTGAATCAGCTGGCGAATGCAGGATCGGATTACCGAGCGAACTTGTACGCTGCCGGAATGTCTGGCGAAAAGACGGCAGTCCCGATCGAGTCCTTGGTCAAACTGCTGCAACGATCAAGAATCATGATCGACCACACGATCGCGTCAAATCGACGCGACGATGGCATGTACCACGCGTACAACCTAATGCATCTGAGTTCCGATAGCGCTGCGGTCATTCACCTCTATGAAATGCTCGAAGGTCAAGTTGCGGTACTCAGTAGCGGACTGCTGACAGCGGCCGAGTCGCTCTCAGTCCTTGACTCGCTTCGCGGCAGTCGGATGTACCGCGCCGATCAACAAAGCTACATGCTTTACCCCGACCGCGAGTTGCCGCGATTCCTGGACAAGAACCATGTCAGTCCCGAATCGGTGTTGCGATCGAAGCTTGTGCAGCAAATGCTGGCCGATGGAAATACAACTTTGGTTCGACGGGATGTGCTGGGCAACGTTCACTTCAACCGCAGTTTTTGCAACTCTGCGGATTTGATAGATGCGCTAGACACCTTGCGAACGACGCCCACGTATCGCGACCTAGCATCATCGGAACGCGACTTGTTAGTCGATATCTACGAAGACACATTCCAGCATCGCAGTTTTACAGGTCGCTCGGGCACGTTCTTTGGCTACGAAGGACTTGGGTCGATTTATTGGCACATGGTTTCAAAACTAGCGTTAGCTGTTATGAACTTGTGCGTGGAAGAGCGTGAAGCAAATCGCGGAGGCAGATCCCAGGCTCTGCCGGGCTTGCTGCAACACTATCGCGACATTTGTCGTGGCATCGGATCGACGAAGACGCCGTCCCAGTACGGCGCATTCCCATCCGACCCCTACTCACATTCTCCCGCCGGCGCCGGTGTCCAGCAACCTGGAATGACCGGGCAAGTGAAGGAAGACATTCTCTCGCGATGGTCCGAAATTGGGATCCGAATCAAGCATGGGCAACTGCGTTTTGATCCAATCTTTTTTGACATCACAGAACTCATGCAACACGATTCGTCGCTTGACTTCGTTGATGTCGGGGGAAACCGAAGCTCGCTGCCAGTTCCGACTGGATGCTTTGCCATGACGCTTTGCCAAGTTCCGATCGTCTATTGCCAAAGCGATCAACCTGGCATCACCGTCCATCGCTTAGACCAACCACAAGTGGTTCGCGACGATCTAGCGCTGACCACACCGGAGAGCGAATCGCTATTCGCTCGCCGCGGCGAAATCACTTTGATTGAAGTCCGATTCTGCCCTACCTGAGACTTACAAACACCTTCTTCGTTCGAACCATTCCCTCCGCTAACTTTAAAGCGAGTCATCTTGAAAAACACGAAACACCTTTCCAAAACGGTTTCCACCGGCGTCTTTGCCCTTGCGTTTGTGATTTCATCGGCGACAGCCCAAGACAAGGCCGCTTCGACGATCTCGCCGGCCAATCAAGCAAATGACAAGGCGAGAAAACTGGTTTGGAGCGACGAGTTTAACGGCACCTCCCTTGACTACAGCAAATGGGGCATCGAGGAGAACGCGTTTGGTGGCGGCAACCAAGAACTGCAAATCTATACCGACCGAAGCGAAAACGTCCGAGTCGAAGGCGGCAACCTAGTCTTAGAAGCTCGCCACGATAACGCTGGCATCAGCGGAACGACTCGCGAATACTCAGCCGGCCGAGTTCGCACGAAGAACCGTGGCGATTGGAAATACGGACGCATCGAAGTCCGTGCAAAACTACCCATTGGACAGGGAATCTGGCCGGCGATCTGGATGCTGCCGACTGACAACAAGTACGGTACCTGGGCATCGAGCGGTGAAATTGACATCATGGAATACCGCGGGCAAACGCCCAACGAAGTTCTGGGAACTTTGCACTATGGCGGCGTGTGGCCCAACAATACGCACACCGGCGCGAGCATGAAGCTAGACCAAGGCAACTTTTCGGACGACTTCCATACCTTTGCTATGGATTGGCAAGAAGGAAAAATCACGTGGTCCGTCGATGGAAAACCTTACCAAACCCAGACCAGTTGGACGTCCGCAGGCGGCGAATTCCCAGCCCCCTTTGACCAACGGTTCCACCTGTTGCTGAACTTGGCCGTCGGCGGCGGATTTGTCGGCGCCCCCGACGACTCCACATCGTTCCCACAACAGATGCTGATTGATTTCGTTCGTGTCTATCAATGAACACGCCTGCAATCAGCATCTTGATTCAGTCCAGAATTCAAGTCTACTGCTGACGCAGTGACGAAAAATTCTTCGCATCAGGGTGAGCTGGCAAAGTGGCTTTCCATTTTTTCAGCTCGCCTACGAGCTCTTTGACAACCGCCGGTTTGCTGTCGCTAAGATCGGTCGCTTCATAGGGATCAGCGACAATGTCATAGAGTTCAACGTAAGAAGAATCTTGGCTCGCCAACAGCTTCCAGTTCTTACTAACGACACAGAACGCAACCCAGTGGTAAGACTCAACTTGCCCCGGCTTCCCATGTCCGGACATTTTCCAAAATAGCGGTTTACTGCGTCCCAAGCTAGATTTCCCCGTCAACTCAGCAAGCTGGCCGATACCATCGGGCTGATATCCGCCGGGAAGTTCAACATCGGCGATATCACAAAAAGTTGGCAACAGGTCGACCGCCGAAATCATTAAATCGTTGTCAACTTTGCCTGCAGCAATTTTACCTGGCCAACGAGCGATGAACGGCACATTGATGCCGCCTTCGAACAAGGAAGCCTTGTAGCCTTTTCGTCCTGCCGTGATGCCTTTGGACGCTGCGATACCGAAACCGGCACCGGTTGCCGAATCGTATGTTAGGTCGAGAGCCGCCGACGACTTTGCTCGCGCCGGCCCATTGTCTGAGCTGAAAATGACGAGCGTATTGTCGACCAAGTCCAAACGTTCAAGCGCCTGCAAAACTTCGCCGATTCGATCGTCTGCGTGCGACAACACCGATGCATAGATTTCGTCATTTTCGCCGAGCCCGCTGTCACGGAATCGCCATCGATACTTTGGAACGACGTGAAACGGTGTGTGAGGTTCGTGAATCCACAGGTTGACAAAGAATGGCTTGCCAGCTTTTTGACTGTTTTCGATAAACGACACAGCGTTCGTCGCATCTTCGTGAACCGGCATTTGTTCGCCCGAACAATTAAAGGCACCATACGCGTCGTAACCGTAAACCGAAGGCGTCGGCGAATCGGGAATCATGTCGTTGGACAAATGCCACTTTCCAAAATGGCCTGTCGCATATCCCGCCGATTGCAATAGCCTCGGCATGGTTATCGCATTCGTGTCCAGCCAGTCAGGCATGTTCCGTTTTGCATTGCTGGGCACCCAGGCAAAGTGCCCATCGATATTGAACCGTGCCGGAAAATGTCCCGTCATGACCGCGGTTCGGCTCGGCGAACAAACTCCGCTAGCGACCGTGAACCGATGAAAGTCAGTACCCTCGCGAGCCAATCGATCGATATTCGGTGTTTTTACATAAGGATGTCCGTGACAACTCAGATCGCCCCAACCCCAGTCATCGGCAAAAATGAACAAAATATTCGGCTTGGTGGCCGCCGTTTCGGCGGCCCGCACAAGCGTCGAGCCAAAACACGTCAATAGGACGGCGATGAATGTGAAACGATTCACGGGTACTCTTTCTAGGTCAAAGGATTAAAGAACAGTGTGTATGCGACGCACCCCCAAGCGATGAAATGAGCTCTCGACTTACCTATTTCTGAGTCGGGTATCCGAGAGCATTTCCAACGACACATCGCATACGATAGGCGTGAGTCACGCACCTGATGATCTTAAATGCCGGGAGAGATCCGTTGTGATGCCGAGACCGTTTTTCTCGCATTTCACCAGTCTTCCTGCACCCCGACGATCACCGGTGATCCGGGACATTCCTGACAGCGATATGAATTTGGTTGATTGATGAAGCAAAGATATTTGGAACGCTGCATTGCAATCATCGGATGTATGCTTTGCGTCTTGCTGGGATGCGAGTCAAAATCGCCTGCTCCAATCGCTGAACAGGGACACGCGAGCGTTGCTGCGTCCA is part of the Rubripirellula reticaptiva genome and harbors:
- a CDS encoding FG-GAP-like repeat-containing protein, with amino-acid sequence MVPTPPQVPEAPAPMLARQQQVDNAVAAQGAGETDQAVRLLRDLLVRNPQDYEVLFHLANTLALQGKYDQGIELLSEIPTDHPDAGLPALGVSAGWCLNVGRYREAENRYRKMLEIDPTINLVRRSLAYLLNRQGRRHEANLLIRELCRSGDVMQDELHALIVEADAIYDAPGTPPADGTRPYWPIGPGGQARHLFTEKKYREAAELVRPVIELGEAADSMIAFYGRAAVEAQDDEMVAWWYGHLNESVKQFPEYWAAIGTQLIAEAEYADAVRALAEAVRLDPTDLRSTRRIFQGLRSMNETEKAQTWIDRYALLNQILNESNAIAASNAPATESFQALAKDLDSIGRRLEALLWQVVLVTRSGDSQDNLAGFKTDLQQTLADGTAFPEPSEIWCDMNLADRPLPPFPSRIAAIGDKNDSASKGFAKPTVPDPADFVNISNEVGLKHSYRIAKEPIAKGFAIYQSLGGGVAVTDFDLDGRPDLYFCQGAADPDNFVAIDSDRLYRTVERTDKNRTNDVQSNDQHLVDVTTPSGLNERSYTVGVTSGDWNQDGFADLAIANIGANQIMINQGDGTYRPEPLDEISDLTNLSTSLAMGDMTGDHLPDLFSLNYLRDENIAKLPTVDSAGDVVDAIAPLSVAPTRDILYANTGDGRWKASVVGDDVSNACTGLGIILTDLLSDHDGNEAYIANDVRNNQLWAQGEGHKLTDLAIASGCAYGSIGSATGAMGIASADLDRSGSVDLHVTNYMNEPVSLFLNRNGLFRDMNVKFGVDRESTEMVGFGTQAIDYSNDGWPDLVVTNGHIEDLRRRGNQPFQQPLQLFANLGDRFEITQPRDSEYWSTPRLGRAMARLDFNRDGRMDFAMTDLLGPASLLINQSPTNHHWVSFHLVGTTSERDAIGAHVEITAGDQQWSAWVTAGDGFLCKNESVVHFGIGAEARLDQATVTWPSGKIQTFNTLPADQSMLLVEGDAEPFALPRH
- a CDS encoding DUF1559 domain-containing protein, yielding MSRPKSLRSGFTLVELLVVIAIIGVLVGLLLPAVQAAREAARRMSCSNNFKQIGLGVHNYHSAFNQLPKQKSGTGLSMGAGNWWDGSSVTSQSQLSWLVGLTPFIEQQALWEQIANPNGFELVGGAKQTRTPPWNAMGPKPETTTYIPAMTEVPSFRCPSDPGRGLPSMGRTNYAACLGDSFSKAESGPVNAQLVVNSGDAEWSRAGQRGAFVVHTKMAFRDILDGLSNTIIAGEMNTDLGDRDITTTAAYNKNDPSTGVKAKPSVCQTDGSVDPLRPRFWASTTPTFAVDRGADTGRGYRWMSGEHMYTGMMTILPPNSTLCYQGDWVGQEGIVPPSSRHQGGCHVLMGDGAIKFVTDSIESGSLTTKMVEYGNVAPNPVPGAQSPYGLWGSLGTRASKETIEEEL
- a CDS encoding LacI family DNA-binding transcriptional regulator; its protein translation is MKLNNTTISDIAERANVSKSTVSRVLNDKSIVNQRTRTTVLEAMESLGYEPNIFARSLASGRSMTVGVVTQKIGSPFYDTIMQGVIQGFSGTGYSPLFVDGQWEEGTELQVIQTVLGRKVDGLLLLGGDVSLSDLDQLRKRLPTIVIGKELPGWEGQCVYVDNRAAAYEATKHLIDFGHRDIALVRGIKHHQDAIRRYEGYADALADSGIELDPDLVIEGNFSAQSGILAVSSLLMRGKVFTAIFCANDMVAYGARLALQRSGIRVPEDVSIIGFDDQAESAFVTPPLTTVRQPGHEIGVAAAAGLLSLMRDEPCELPVMKAELQRRESVARI
- a CDS encoding MFS transporter, whose amino-acid sequence is MPYSEPNGATAAAKTVSNGQLSVGEKVGYGLGDTASNLYWKTFEFFLVYFYTDVFGLTAKSAGTLMLVTRIWDAINDPFVGYLSDRTRTTWGRFRPYLVWMALPFAITGTLTFFTPDLGPTGKLIYAYVTYTLVMMMYTAINIPYGALMGVITSSSIERTSVSTYRFIAAFCGGIVVQYCTLGMVRYFGGSETILVDGVEKEIVINEQMGFFWTMLVFSVAAVILFLITFATTTERVQPATDVKSTFRADLKFVLTNNLLHQLMLGGIAFLACLATAFSASTLIPILASYVTLNLLMLGVRKYAIHRFADSTEASTFESDFIDLLHNRPWMVLFGFGLLQLSGLFVRGGAILYYFKYYCGDAGLAPNFWVIGSFAAIAGMLLTKPLTRIFGKKALMIGLNAGVGILCGCFIFLKPDQVNAMLALQVAGSFIGGPIPVLLWAMYADTADYSEWRTHRRATGLVFAAATFSQKMGCAVGAAMTGFALDFYSYSQPIDGVDQLQSDTTLNGLCMMMSVIPAGFLLAAAACMLFYNISHSLEQQIEADLQARKATEPTVA